The following proteins are encoded in a genomic region of Streptomyces lunaelactis:
- a CDS encoding PHP domain-containing protein, protein MPSPNQPLPSWADPDVPADSLDPQGLSRRGLLRTAGLFGAAFAGGALLGPTAAEAHTPAWGDPDLAYLVGDHHVHSVYSHDAKYTFSQLATAASRYGVDWMVLTEHSNFGHARAGGADAEHREILRARADNRRMLIFQGLEWYIPGAEHATVFSPPGRHEVELLTRFEEAYDGKLLGYTAGAPTHPDTPRNEAHAVKALQWLDQQRRRGYVDDVLVLANHPQRLGIDSPHEMRAWRDAAPGIMIGMEGAPGAQGAAHPGRGASSIRGEYENSPSANSWPGFPREAYVTYGGFDWATATVGGLWDAMLAEGKLFSITSNSDVHRVVFDTWKNGDWLPGQNFDNTGRLPDPVNTTEPQPGSDLWPGQFSRTHVGVTRYGYRQVMAGLRAGRVWVDHGQLIDGIDVRVNREHGIGRGVTLGGRLRVRRGEKIVLNVTVTTASRPNHHGEVPRLAHLDVIRGAVCGPAADRDEWRAPDTKVVHTADVEGRTGRYTLRIPLGRAEESCYLRLRGSDGKRNGPGRLGASVDPHGPITHEPGNGDPWVDTWLYTNPVFVDVVR, encoded by the coding sequence ATGCCGAGCCCGAATCAGCCCCTGCCCAGCTGGGCGGACCCCGACGTCCCCGCGGACTCGCTCGACCCGCAGGGACTCTCGCGGCGCGGACTGCTGCGCACCGCGGGCCTGTTCGGCGCCGCCTTCGCGGGCGGCGCCCTCCTCGGGCCCACCGCGGCCGAGGCGCACACCCCCGCCTGGGGCGACCCCGACCTCGCCTACCTCGTCGGCGACCACCATGTGCACTCCGTCTACAGCCATGACGCGAAGTACACCTTCTCCCAGCTGGCCACCGCCGCCTCCCGGTACGGCGTCGACTGGATGGTCCTCACCGAGCACAGCAACTTCGGTCACGCCAGGGCCGGCGGCGCCGACGCCGAGCACCGGGAGATCCTCAGGGCGCGCGCCGACAACCGCCGGATGCTGATCTTCCAGGGCCTGGAGTGGTACATCCCCGGCGCCGAGCACGCCACCGTCTTCTCCCCGCCCGGGCGCCACGAGGTCGAGCTGCTCACCCGCTTCGAGGAGGCCTACGACGGCAAGCTCCTCGGCTACACCGCGGGCGCCCCCACCCACCCGGACACCCCGCGCAACGAGGCCCACGCCGTCAAGGCCCTGCAGTGGCTCGACCAGCAGCGCCGCCGCGGATATGTCGACGACGTCCTCGTCCTCGCCAACCACCCGCAGCGCCTCGGCATCGACTCCCCGCACGAGATGCGCGCCTGGCGCGACGCCGCGCCCGGGATCATGATCGGCATGGAGGGCGCGCCCGGCGCCCAGGGCGCCGCGCACCCCGGCCGCGGAGCCTCCAGTATCCGCGGAGAGTACGAGAACTCTCCTTCCGCGAACTCCTGGCCCGGCTTTCCGCGCGAGGCCTATGTCACGTACGGCGGTTTCGACTGGGCGACCGCGACCGTCGGCGGCCTCTGGGACGCGATGCTCGCCGAGGGCAAGCTCTTCTCGATCACGTCCAACTCGGACGTTCACCGGGTCGTGTTCGACACCTGGAAGAACGGTGACTGGCTGCCCGGCCAGAACTTCGACAACACCGGCCGGCTCCCGGACCCCGTCAACACCACCGAGCCGCAGCCCGGCAGCGACCTCTGGCCCGGCCAGTTCAGCCGTACGCACGTCGGCGTGACCCGCTACGGCTACCGCCAGGTGATGGCGGGCCTGCGGGCGGGCCGCGTCTGGGTCGACCACGGCCAGCTCATCGACGGCATCGACGTACGCGTGAACCGGGAGCACGGCATCGGCCGCGGCGTCACCCTCGGCGGGCGGCTGCGCGTACGACGCGGCGAGAAGATCGTCCTCAACGTCACCGTCACCACCGCGTCCCGCCCCAACCACCACGGTGAGGTGCCGCGACTGGCCCACCTCGATGTGATCCGCGGGGCGGTGTGCGGACCGGCCGCCGACCGCGACGAGTGGCGCGCGCCCGACACCAAGGTCGTGCACACCGCCGACGTCGAGGGCCGCACGGGCCGCTACACCCTGCGTATCCCGCTGGGCAGGGCCGAGGAGTCCTGCTACCTGCGGCTGCGCGGCAGCGACGGCAAGCGCAACGGCCCCGGACGCCTGGGCGCGTCCGTCGACCCGCACGGTCCGATCACGCACGAGCCGGGCAACGGCGACCCGTGGGTGGACACCTGGCTCTACACCAACCCGGTCTTCGTGGACGTGGTCCGCTGA
- a CDS encoding LamG-like jellyroll fold domain-containing protein, whose protein sequence is MCSPLHQPDGPLVPGSSRRTFLRATGLAGAATATAATGLASAATPAAALPQQVAPHNAPDNVASWRPDTDSPRFTVVVMPDTQYLFDGASINSAPVEASLRYILDHGRDENIVFLSHLGDLTENGQPGEFGPLSKAFDLLDRRRVGYSVVAGNHDIKSSTDDQRGRTPYLDAFGPQRLRRLPTFGGATPDGYNTYHLFRAAGREWLVLALDWRPSAAGLAWARDVIAEHPKTPVILTTHELVYADNSGDEAEFSAHGKHLWDELIAGHDQIFLTLNGHYWPAARTTRRNDAGHDVHLHITNYQNRYYGGSAMIRLYRFDLARNTIDVETISPWILGRAGDRLNELERREIEMTGSQDLFSVPLDFERRFAGFAPVPARGPRPAAKMLVPGTVAYWRFDGSHQSGSPGDAALRVPDLSGHRNDLMREAVPGSPAETLRWSDSHHPDQPGHGSLYFDGSKPPLRGAYLRTANGAPLNAKTFRSGYTVEAFLRLPADWDAGRHAWGAVLGRRGTLGAGGKTEGDPDEPLLTLSVSDGPGLQWAAAPLNQPGLVTNWGHELERETWWHVAVVNDGRHTTMYVDGCPVARNPATRTTGLATLGLPWLVGGYEYGGVLDRLMHGWLGDIRIVERALPVRDFMIA, encoded by the coding sequence ATGTGCAGTCCGCTTCACCAGCCCGACGGCCCGCTCGTCCCCGGCTCCAGCCGTCGTACGTTCCTCCGTGCCACCGGACTCGCGGGCGCCGCCACCGCGACCGCCGCCACCGGACTCGCGAGTGCCGCCACCCCCGCCGCGGCGCTGCCCCAACAGGTCGCACCCCACAACGCACCTGACAACGTTGCCAGCTGGCGTCCCGACACCGACAGCCCCAGATTCACGGTCGTCGTCATGCCGGACACCCAGTACCTCTTCGACGGCGCCAGCATCAACTCCGCGCCCGTCGAGGCCTCCCTGCGCTACATCCTCGACCACGGCCGCGACGAGAACATCGTCTTCCTCTCGCATCTCGGCGACCTCACCGAGAACGGGCAGCCGGGCGAATTCGGGCCGCTGAGCAAGGCCTTCGACCTCCTCGACCGCCGCCGCGTCGGCTACAGCGTCGTCGCGGGCAACCACGACATCAAGTCGTCGACCGACGACCAGCGCGGCCGCACCCCGTACCTGGACGCCTTCGGACCGCAGCGCCTGCGCCGGCTGCCCACCTTCGGCGGGGCCACGCCCGACGGCTACAACACGTACCACCTCTTCCGTGCAGCCGGCCGCGAGTGGCTGGTCCTCGCGCTCGACTGGCGCCCCTCGGCGGCGGGCCTCGCCTGGGCCAGGGACGTCATCGCCGAGCACCCGAAGACGCCGGTCATCCTCACCACGCACGAGCTCGTGTACGCGGACAACTCCGGTGACGAGGCCGAGTTCTCCGCGCACGGCAAGCACCTGTGGGACGAGCTGATAGCCGGTCACGACCAGATCTTCCTCACGCTCAACGGCCACTACTGGCCCGCCGCCCGCACCACCCGCCGGAACGACGCGGGCCACGACGTACATCTGCACATCACCAACTACCAGAACCGCTACTACGGCGGCAGCGCGATGATCCGCCTCTACCGCTTCGACCTCGCCAGGAACACCATCGACGTGGAGACCATCTCCCCGTGGATCCTCGGCCGCGCGGGCGACAGGCTCAACGAGCTGGAGCGCCGGGAGATCGAAATGACCGGCTCCCAGGACCTCTTCTCCGTGCCCCTCGACTTCGAGAGGCGCTTCGCGGGCTTCGCGCCCGTCCCGGCACGCGGGCCGCGCCCCGCCGCGAAGATGCTCGTGCCCGGCACCGTCGCGTACTGGCGCTTCGACGGCTCGCACCAGAGCGGCTCCCCGGGCGACGCCGCCCTCCGCGTCCCCGACCTCTCCGGGCACCGCAACGACCTGATGCGGGAGGCGGTCCCCGGCAGCCCGGCCGAGACGCTCCGCTGGTCCGACAGCCACCACCCCGACCAGCCGGGACACGGCAGCCTGTACTTCGACGGCAGCAAGCCCCCGCTGCGCGGCGCGTATCTGCGTACGGCCAACGGCGCCCCGCTCAACGCCAAGACCTTCCGCTCCGGTTACACCGTCGAGGCGTTCCTCAGGCTCCCCGCCGACTGGGACGCCGGACGTCACGCCTGGGGAGCCGTACTCGGCCGCCGGGGCACCCTCGGCGCGGGCGGCAAGACCGAAGGCGACCCGGACGAGCCCCTGCTCACCCTCTCCGTCTCCGACGGACCGGGACTCCAGTGGGCGGCCGCGCCGCTGAACCAGCCGGGGCTCGTCACCAACTGGGGCCATGAGCTGGAGCGCGAGACCTGGTGGCATGTCGCCGTCGTCAACGACGGAAGGCACACCACGATGTACGTCGACGGCTGCCCGGTCGCCCGCAACCCCGCCACCCGCACCACCGGACTCGCCACCCTCGGACTGCCCTGGCTGGTGGGCGGCTACGAGTACGGCGGCGTACTGGACCGGCTGATGCACGGCTGGCTCGGCGACATCAGGATCGTCGAACGCGCCCTGCCCGTACGCGACTTCATGATCGCCTGA